A genomic stretch from Caulobacter sp. FWC2 includes:
- a CDS encoding phage tail length tape measure family protein — protein MCDLKELILECKKAAAAANELAGAQKRLDAQTASGAQAARVSTEQMGKLKDATKGFISAVSSGESPLKALAAQGPALTEVFAKAVSSGAPLKQLLGGIAEAASPIAGVSAPVAGVAVALSAVASAAADAQKQAAAFNQLAQGVGRDVGMTGGQLQALAATAANAAHASIADAESWTQAYVRMGVSNSAVLSQAVTDTKGLAQAMGVDGAQASQLLGAALTNPIANLDALARATGGFDYATRDSIQSMARRGEMAQADALILKEVESRTAATTGKVTTLSGAYDRATTSIGSYLQKMAKVLFTEPDAAAVEETYAGMGYNPAAEKRKAGRKKAEDAVADGAVGAAARAAHEIADPKDRQIKELTDLSASLSSAIRRGAGALKEAGLTKSQAQQDIQTLNGKIAELQKGGGSSAAARTVSTHAASAPPPEYRGGDAMQAAKSAELSAQLGVTKNVEKIAWLKREQVAVEFKTQQDRLKAQMKSGEINQADGAFIQEKYKSIAGAKEEAIEQERSAQLLQAEIARRQGHNAYLDQMDKFTADTVGAAEERNRIELEALKRRQELETFTLQSSNTQKIKSGEINWLQGLVLAIEQHGVQQAEIQATIRKQTIDSEKHALDVRVAGLQSTIDIADGQKVLARSVGATRAIDARILDLKHQQEIAAQQAIVNGTGSNPEQRRDAEKRIAVLNQNYANQIEAAQRLDVSYGDMSSALKTAASALDQKDWLGATKSLFDAFETFALKMRDSGASLESKIGAIAGLANGLGSMIGGKTGAALSGAGSGAAAGFQMGGPWGAAVGAVLGSVSGLLGASNAKAQAKIDALMKAQQDLQAKQKESSGAIEKSLGLASQYQNTDLDYSNAMLASLRSIDAQIGAVAAGVARSIASGGLMSTSGLGLGTTTSKAGLGGALVGGALGGIAGFGVANGITALAAGGMMSAGGISLGLFTQALSLAGPIGIAIGAVGAIVGALTKTKKTVEVLDQGLTFTAQTFGEITTSGLAGSQYADLLTTKKTSFAGIGLSTKVSTSTVTSGLDPALLAQIGDTIELLGEGVITAAKTFGEDAGAAAKAALQSVSIDLGKLSLKDLKPDEIEAAINALFNNVADDLAAAGLPGLQALAKVGEGAFEALTRLATEYKTIDAVLASVGMDFKSSGAGSLEVRKGLLDKFGGLDAFASQTAFFGEHFLTDEDRLKPLKASVANGLAAIGQPTDLSRQGFASLVQSQNLSTPEGAELYKTLMALAPAFDKVAAAAENAQKAVADKKTSILDQIDELVLTPAELLTKSRAAEMKAVKDLDATLVPFLEKLWKLQDTAEAAKLATDRSNMLAGLMEAQGRTEEAKQLRRSLALAQIKDPVQQLYQQQTWAAEDAAAKVSAARDVLTQAYQREQDAIRATKDKFKELSGSLRAFSASLTDTIVGTDPGARYRRTREAFLSTAAMARLGDPDAMGRLQSEGEAFTAASRDYVSTSLDYLRDVGLVRSAVDEAADTADRQVSIAQRQLDALDASVQGLIEIKASVVSVEQAILSLRGALGEARAAGVVSVGGSSLGLADPAPSPAGSGSGTPLLTQAQKDYNNAAWNWMLVNSEAGKAGADLKDPVIQSIYASAAHYTPGYMDIVSTQGIEAANALIAAGNLSYTQGGSLKLATGGSFEVGGSGPPDSKLFNLALSPGEAVNVRRRESPADQPLITELRRLREELADLRATSVRIATSNDKMERTLTNVTEGGRAMQTQAAA, from the coding sequence TTGTGTGACCTGAAGGAACTGATCCTCGAATGTAAGAAGGCTGCGGCGGCGGCCAACGAGCTTGCGGGCGCGCAGAAGAGGCTGGACGCGCAGACGGCGTCGGGCGCTCAGGCAGCCCGTGTCTCCACCGAGCAGATGGGTAAGCTTAAGGACGCGACCAAGGGGTTCATCTCGGCGGTCTCGTCGGGAGAAAGCCCGCTCAAGGCTCTGGCGGCGCAGGGGCCCGCTCTCACGGAGGTCTTCGCCAAGGCGGTCTCCAGTGGCGCGCCCTTGAAGCAGCTGTTGGGCGGCATCGCCGAGGCGGCGAGCCCGATCGCCGGCGTCAGCGCACCGGTCGCCGGTGTGGCTGTCGCTCTGAGCGCTGTGGCCTCGGCCGCGGCCGACGCCCAGAAGCAGGCGGCGGCGTTCAACCAGCTCGCGCAGGGGGTTGGTCGCGACGTCGGTATGACCGGCGGGCAGCTCCAGGCGCTTGCCGCCACAGCGGCCAACGCCGCCCATGCCTCGATCGCCGACGCCGAGAGCTGGACCCAGGCCTATGTGCGGATGGGCGTCAGCAATTCGGCCGTCCTGAGTCAAGCGGTCACGGACACCAAGGGTCTGGCCCAGGCGATGGGCGTCGACGGCGCGCAAGCTTCTCAGCTGCTCGGCGCAGCCCTGACCAATCCGATCGCCAACCTGGATGCGCTCGCGAGGGCGACCGGAGGCTTCGACTATGCGACGAGGGACAGCATCCAGAGCATGGCGCGGCGCGGCGAGATGGCCCAGGCCGACGCGCTCATTCTGAAGGAGGTCGAGAGCCGCACGGCCGCGACGACGGGCAAGGTCACGACGCTCAGCGGCGCCTACGATCGCGCCACGACGTCGATCGGCAGCTACCTGCAGAAGATGGCCAAGGTGCTTTTCACCGAGCCGGATGCGGCGGCGGTCGAGGAGACCTATGCCGGCATGGGCTACAACCCCGCCGCCGAGAAGCGCAAGGCAGGGCGGAAGAAGGCCGAAGACGCCGTCGCCGATGGCGCGGTCGGAGCCGCAGCGCGCGCCGCGCACGAGATCGCTGATCCAAAAGATCGCCAAATCAAGGAACTGACGGACCTGAGCGCATCGCTGTCGAGTGCGATCAGAAGAGGCGCTGGCGCGCTGAAGGAGGCGGGCCTAACCAAGTCGCAAGCTCAGCAGGACATCCAGACGCTGAATGGGAAGATCGCGGAACTGCAAAAGGGAGGCGGTTCAAGCGCCGCCGCCCGTACGGTCTCCACGCACGCCGCTTCCGCGCCCCCTCCGGAATATCGAGGCGGTGACGCCATGCAGGCGGCGAAATCGGCGGAGCTGTCGGCTCAGCTGGGTGTGACCAAGAACGTCGAGAAGATTGCTTGGCTTAAGCGCGAACAGGTCGCCGTCGAGTTCAAGACGCAGCAGGACCGCCTGAAGGCTCAGATGAAGAGCGGGGAGATCAACCAAGCCGACGGCGCGTTCATCCAGGAGAAATATAAGTCCATCGCCGGCGCCAAGGAGGAGGCGATCGAGCAGGAGCGGAGCGCTCAACTGCTCCAGGCCGAGATCGCGCGCCGGCAGGGTCACAACGCGTACCTCGATCAGATGGACAAGTTCACCGCCGACACGGTGGGCGCCGCGGAGGAGCGCAATCGCATCGAGCTGGAGGCGCTTAAGCGTCGCCAGGAGCTCGAAACGTTCACTCTGCAAAGCAGCAACACGCAGAAGATCAAGTCGGGCGAGATCAATTGGCTACAGGGCCTGGTGCTGGCGATCGAGCAGCACGGGGTGCAGCAAGCTGAGATCCAAGCAACGATCCGCAAACAGACGATCGACTCCGAGAAGCATGCTCTGGATGTGCGCGTTGCCGGGCTTCAGAGCACGATCGACATCGCAGATGGCCAGAAGGTCTTGGCCCGCTCGGTCGGCGCCACGCGGGCGATCGATGCGCGCATCCTGGACCTGAAGCATCAGCAGGAGATCGCGGCCCAGCAGGCGATCGTCAACGGGACAGGGTCCAATCCCGAGCAGAGGCGCGACGCCGAGAAGCGGATCGCGGTCCTCAATCAGAACTACGCCAATCAGATCGAAGCGGCCCAGCGGCTGGACGTCTCGTACGGCGACATGTCCTCCGCGCTCAAGACCGCGGCCAGCGCCTTGGACCAGAAGGATTGGCTGGGCGCGACGAAGAGCCTGTTCGACGCCTTCGAGACCTTCGCACTGAAGATGCGCGACAGCGGCGCCAGCCTTGAGTCCAAGATCGGCGCGATCGCCGGCCTGGCGAATGGCCTGGGCTCGATGATCGGCGGGAAGACTGGCGCGGCGCTTTCGGGCGCCGGCTCGGGCGCGGCCGCAGGCTTCCAGATGGGCGGGCCATGGGGCGCGGCTGTCGGCGCGGTGCTGGGTAGCGTGTCAGGGCTGCTGGGCGCCTCGAATGCCAAGGCTCAGGCTAAGATCGACGCGCTGATGAAGGCGCAGCAGGATCTGCAGGCCAAGCAGAAGGAAAGTTCAGGCGCCATCGAGAAGTCGCTGGGGCTGGCGAGCCAGTACCAGAACACCGACCTCGACTATTCCAACGCCATGTTGGCGTCGTTGCGGTCGATCGACGCCCAGATCGGCGCGGTCGCGGCGGGCGTCGCGCGGAGCATCGCGAGCGGCGGACTGATGAGCACGTCCGGCCTGGGTCTGGGGACCACCACGTCGAAGGCCGGCCTGGGCGGCGCTCTTGTCGGCGGCGCTCTTGGTGGCATTGCCGGCTTCGGCGTGGCCAACGGCATCACGGCGCTAGCCGCCGGCGGCATGATGTCGGCCGGTGGAATCAGCCTGGGTCTGTTCACTCAAGCGCTCAGTCTCGCCGGGCCTATCGGCATCGCAATCGGCGCCGTCGGCGCCATCGTCGGGGCTCTTACCAAGACCAAGAAGACGGTCGAGGTCCTGGACCAGGGTCTGACCTTCACGGCCCAGACCTTCGGCGAGATCACCACCAGCGGCCTGGCCGGCAGTCAGTACGCCGATCTGTTGACCACCAAGAAGACCTCGTTCGCGGGGATCGGCCTGTCGACCAAGGTCAGCACCTCGACGGTCACCAGCGGCCTCGATCCGGCCTTGTTGGCCCAGATCGGCGACACGATCGAATTGCTGGGCGAGGGGGTCATCACGGCGGCCAAGACCTTCGGCGAGGATGCGGGCGCGGCGGCCAAGGCCGCGCTCCAAAGCGTTTCGATCGATCTGGGCAAGCTGTCGCTGAAAGACCTCAAGCCCGACGAGATCGAAGCGGCGATCAATGCTCTGTTCAACAACGTGGCCGACGACCTCGCCGCAGCGGGTCTGCCCGGCCTTCAAGCCCTGGCCAAGGTCGGGGAGGGCGCATTCGAAGCGCTGACGCGCCTGGCGACCGAGTACAAGACGATCGACGCGGTGTTGGCCTCGGTCGGCATGGACTTCAAGTCCAGCGGCGCTGGATCGCTGGAGGTGCGCAAGGGGCTACTGGACAAGTTCGGCGGCCTGGATGCGTTCGCATCGCAGACGGCGTTTTTCGGCGAGCACTTCCTGACCGACGAAGACCGGCTGAAGCCGCTGAAGGCCTCGGTGGCCAACGGGCTGGCGGCGATAGGGCAACCCACCGACCTGTCGCGCCAAGGCTTCGCTAGCCTCGTCCAGAGCCAGAACCTGTCAACGCCGGAAGGGGCGGAACTCTACAAGACCCTGATGGCCCTTGCCCCGGCCTTCGACAAGGTCGCAGCAGCGGCCGAGAACGCCCAGAAAGCGGTCGCTGACAAGAAGACCTCGATTCTCGACCAGATCGACGAACTGGTCCTGACGCCGGCTGAGTTGCTGACCAAGTCGCGCGCCGCCGAGATGAAGGCGGTCAAGGATCTGGACGCGACGCTGGTCCCCTTCCTGGAGAAACTCTGGAAACTTCAGGACACCGCCGAGGCTGCCAAGTTGGCCACCGACCGGTCGAACATGCTGGCCGGCCTGATGGAGGCCCAAGGGCGGACCGAGGAAGCCAAGCAACTGCGTCGCAGCTTGGCATTGGCGCAGATCAAGGATCCGGTCCAGCAGCTGTACCAGCAGCAGACCTGGGCCGCCGAGGACGCCGCCGCCAAGGTTTCGGCCGCGCGGGATGTGCTGACCCAGGCCTATCAGCGCGAGCAGGACGCCATCCGGGCCACCAAGGACAAGTTCAAGGAACTTTCCGGGTCACTGCGGGCCTTCAGCGCCAGCCTGACCGACACGATCGTCGGGACCGATCCCGGCGCGCGGTATCGTCGGACGCGGGAGGCGTTCCTGTCGACGGCGGCCATGGCCCGCCTTGGCGACCCCGACGCCATGGGGCGGCTGCAAAGCGAGGGCGAAGCCTTCACGGCGGCCTCGCGCGACTATGTCTCGACCAGCCTGGACTACCTGCGCGACGTCGGTCTGGTCCGGTCGGCCGTCGACGAGGCGGCCGATACGGCCGACCGCCAGGTGTCGATCGCTCAGCGACAGCTCGATGCGCTGGACGCCTCGGTCCAGGGGCTGATCGAGATCAAGGCCAGCGTCGTCTCGGTCGAGCAGGCGATCCTCAGCCTGCGGGGCGCGCTTGGGGAGGCGAGAGCCGCGGGCGTGGTCTCCGTGGGCGGCTCCAGCCTGGGCCTGGCCGATCCGGCTCCAAGCCCGGCTGGCTCGGGCAGCGGGACCCCGCTGCTGACCCAAGCTCAGAAGGACTACAACAACGCCGCGTGGAACTGGATGCTTGTCAACAGCGAGGCGGGCAAGGCGGGCGCCGACCTCAAGGACCCTGTCATCCAATCCATCTACGCCAGCGCCGCCCACTACACCCCAGGCTACATGGACATCGTCAGCACCCAGGGGATCGAAGCCGCCAACGCTTTGATCGCGGCGGGCAATCTGTCCTACACGCAGGGCGGTTCGCTGAAGCTCGCTACGGGCGGCAGCTTCGAGGTCGGCGGCTCCGGTCCGCCCGACTCCAAACTGTTCAACCTGGCGCTCAGCCCCGGCGAGGCGGTCAACGTCCGTCGTCGCGAAAGCCCGGCCGATCAGCCTCTCATCACCGAACTGCGGCGCCTGCGCGAGGAACTCGCCGACCTGCGCGCGACCAGCGTCCGCATCGCCACAAGCAACGACAAGAT